The following are from one region of the Natronosporangium hydrolyticum genome:
- a CDS encoding metallophosphoesterase family protein produces MTATPRLLAISDLHVSHPDNQPVVKELRGAPGDWLIVAGDVAERPDEVAWVLELLRERFETVVWVPGNHELWTTGKDPVRLNGVARYQHLVELCRKLGVYTPEDEFPVWTGPGGPVRIAPLFLLYDYTFRVAGTANKEESLAYAHQTGVVCTDEYLLHPDPYRSRDEWCRARVAATEQRLAACDPEIPLVLVNHWPLVRSPTRVLRYPEFAQWCGTELTADWHRRFRVAAVVYGHLHIPRTTYHDGVPHLEVSLGYPREWRVRGMPEPLLRPVLPAGGAE; encoded by the coding sequence ATGACTGCTACCCCCCGCCTGCTGGCCATCAGCGACCTGCACGTTAGCCACCCGGACAACCAACCGGTGGTGAAGGAGCTCCGGGGTGCTCCCGGCGACTGGCTCATCGTCGCCGGTGACGTCGCGGAGCGACCAGACGAGGTCGCCTGGGTGTTGGAGCTGCTCCGGGAACGGTTCGAGACGGTGGTGTGGGTGCCGGGCAACCACGAGCTGTGGACGACCGGCAAGGACCCGGTCCGGCTCAACGGCGTCGCCCGCTACCAGCACCTGGTGGAGTTGTGCCGGAAGTTGGGGGTGTACACCCCGGAGGACGAATTCCCGGTCTGGACCGGCCCCGGCGGTCCGGTCCGGATCGCGCCGTTGTTTCTGCTCTACGACTACACCTTCCGAGTCGCCGGCACCGCCAACAAGGAGGAGTCGCTAGCCTACGCACACCAGACCGGTGTCGTCTGTACCGACGAGTACCTCCTGCACCCCGACCCGTACCGGAGCCGGGACGAATGGTGCCGGGCGCGGGTGGCCGCGACCGAGCAACGGTTGGCCGCCTGCGACCCGGAGATCCCGTTGGTGCTGGTCAACCACTGGCCGCTGGTCCGCTCGCCCACCCGGGTGCTGCGTTACCCCGAGTTTGCGCAGTGGTGCGGCACCGAGCTGACCGCCGACTGGCATCGGCGGTTCCGGGTCGCCGCGGTGGTCTACGGGCATCTCCACATTCCCCGCACCACCTACCATGACGGCGTTCCGCACCTGGAGGTGTCGCTGGGTTACCCACGTGAGTGGCGGGTCCGGGGGATGCCAGAGCCACTGCTGCGGCCGGTGCTGCCGGCGGGCGGCGCCGAGTGA
- a CDS encoding M36 family metallopeptidase: MDLPRPPFVARPAHRPHRPHRPWYVAILAIATSLALVLTPAGAHAGQPELDSDDGPADHQLPELDSRGDQSARTPAAAALAAADQLDATVRWNRFGTVASLTRPGEFLATGVGAAGPVEAARSWLRSQPELFAVTDATDLRLHAEIPLGSEAYAVTFQQYLGGRPVSPDGLVTVGLTGASDDGWRIAHTAGALVPAAPLPAAARLDARRALLAAAADVEAPLVAAATSFAGQQGGWQVLQVDGVGFEQLVRPVAFPLTTGEVRPAYETNFYDGERGYRHIVDAETGEVQFRESIVAELDDAAQWSVYPAHPPMTRLGQPPWGFPSADQRMRWCWQGQPGCDLLVGADATGVAWDVDARTGEPTHTTIGNAVEAAEWWTTSGGAPAGHRPVSPDRDYRFPWTNSWYESGCHSDNLTEGGNDIDASVTNLFAQNWRMHTWSYHRGFTEETWNAQEYNFGVNPAGEGDPVIARAQAGAESPGSRNNATMATRPDGTSSIMSMFLWQPAAGAFHGPCVVGDFDMSVIAHEYVHMIENRLIGKGSNRSGFHAGAMGESFADFIGQEYLNQYDLTPGGFSAWTTGAYATGNPLRGIRNYNMSFPPAGEFPRGGADVRVNTLQFGSMGYDIVGPQVHADSQIWSATNYDLRQLFLDRYPNQGAVRQAECADGRRPVGQCPGNHHWLQLVFDAMLLMPTAPTMLDARDAYLAADLLRFDGDNQDLLWRGFAQRGFGEHASVTGTQDGDPVPSFTSPLHEPATLHFEAIAKDAAGVPIEAEVFVGNYEARATPLQPTEQFIPQPAGYQFVARAEGHGHVRFLVDDLSPGEERTVTIHFPTNVAAEAQGATAAGDGERHAALLDDTEATNWESVTGPVGDAQVTVALAGEQSFTLAKASAMLLPGQHRFTGVRQFELYACTAGNPDNPTCDGASDAGWDRFLRSDRNAFPAPNPRPSSPDLILRSFEIPEISATHVKFVVVHNQCTGYRGYQGVQHADPAAPDPDCRSTAAGANEVRAASLQLLTSEPEVTGATLVD, encoded by the coding sequence ATGGACCTACCCAGGCCCCCGTTCGTTGCCCGACCGGCCCATCGCCCCCATCGCCCCCATCGCCCCTGGTATGTCGCGATTCTCGCGATCGCCACCTCCCTCGCCCTGGTGCTCACCCCGGCCGGCGCCCACGCCGGCCAACCCGAACTCGACTCCGACGACGGCCCCGCCGACCACCAGTTGCCGGAGCTGGACAGCCGGGGCGACCAGTCAGCTCGGACGCCGGCCGCGGCCGCTCTCGCCGCCGCCGATCAGCTCGACGCCACGGTGCGCTGGAACCGCTTCGGCACCGTCGCCTCGCTCACCCGTCCCGGCGAGTTCCTCGCCACCGGGGTCGGCGCGGCTGGCCCGGTCGAGGCGGCGCGGAGCTGGCTGCGCAGCCAACCGGAGCTCTTCGCCGTCACCGACGCCACCGACCTGCGGTTGCACGCCGAGATCCCGCTCGGTTCCGAGGCGTACGCGGTGACCTTCCAGCAGTACCTCGGCGGTCGCCCGGTCTCCCCGGACGGGCTGGTAACGGTCGGACTCACCGGAGCGTCCGACGACGGCTGGCGGATCGCCCACACCGCCGGTGCGCTGGTGCCCGCGGCGCCGTTGCCGGCGGCTGCCCGGCTCGACGCCCGGCGCGCACTGCTGGCCGCTGCCGCGGACGTCGAGGCCCCGCTGGTCGCCGCCGCTACCAGCTTTGCCGGGCAGCAGGGCGGCTGGCAGGTGCTGCAGGTCGACGGGGTCGGCTTCGAGCAGCTGGTCCGGCCGGTCGCCTTCCCACTGACCACCGGTGAGGTACGCCCGGCGTACGAGACCAACTTCTACGACGGGGAGCGCGGCTACCGGCACATCGTGGACGCCGAGACCGGTGAGGTCCAGTTCCGGGAGAGCATCGTGGCCGAGCTCGACGACGCCGCGCAGTGGTCGGTCTACCCGGCGCACCCGCCGATGACCCGGCTCGGCCAGCCGCCGTGGGGCTTCCCCAGCGCCGACCAGCGGATGCGCTGGTGCTGGCAGGGGCAGCCCGGCTGCGACCTGCTAGTCGGCGCCGACGCGACCGGTGTGGCCTGGGATGTCGATGCCCGCACCGGCGAGCCCACCCACACCACCATCGGCAACGCGGTGGAGGCGGCCGAGTGGTGGACCACCAGCGGTGGGGCCCCGGCCGGGCACCGCCCGGTCAGCCCCGACCGCGACTATCGCTTTCCGTGGACCAACAGCTGGTATGAGAGCGGCTGTCACTCGGACAACCTCACCGAAGGCGGCAACGACATCGACGCCTCGGTGACCAACCTCTTCGCCCAGAACTGGCGCATGCACACCTGGTCCTACCACCGGGGGTTCACCGAGGAGACCTGGAACGCCCAGGAGTACAACTTCGGGGTCAACCCTGCCGGCGAGGGCGACCCGGTGATCGCCCGGGCCCAGGCCGGTGCGGAGTCACCGGGTTCCCGCAACAACGCCACCATGGCCACCCGGCCGGACGGCACCTCGTCGATCATGAGCATGTTTCTGTGGCAGCCGGCGGCCGGCGCCTTCCACGGGCCATGTGTAGTCGGGGACTTCGACATGTCGGTGATCGCCCACGAGTATGTGCACATGATCGAGAACCGGCTGATCGGCAAGGGCAGCAACCGCTCCGGCTTCCACGCCGGCGCGATGGGTGAGAGCTTCGCCGACTTCATCGGCCAGGAATATCTCAACCAGTACGATCTCACGCCGGGCGGGTTCAGCGCCTGGACCACCGGCGCCTACGCCACCGGCAACCCGTTGCGGGGGATCCGTAACTACAACATGTCCTTCCCGCCGGCCGGCGAGTTCCCGCGCGGCGGCGCCGACGTCCGGGTCAACACTCTCCAGTTCGGATCAATGGGGTACGACATCGTCGGACCGCAGGTCCACGCCGACAGCCAGATCTGGAGCGCGACCAACTACGACCTGCGGCAGCTCTTCCTCGACCGGTATCCGAACCAGGGCGCGGTCCGGCAGGCCGAGTGCGCCGACGGGCGGCGGCCGGTCGGGCAGTGCCCCGGCAACCACCACTGGCTGCAGCTCGTCTTCGACGCCATGCTGCTGATGCCGACCGCCCCGACGATGCTCGACGCCCGCGACGCCTACCTCGCCGCGGACCTGCTCCGCTTCGACGGCGACAACCAGGACCTGCTGTGGCGCGGCTTCGCGCAGCGCGGGTTCGGCGAGCACGCGTCAGTGACCGGTACCCAGGACGGCGACCCGGTGCCCAGCTTCACCTCGCCGCTGCACGAACCAGCGACCCTCCACTTCGAAGCGATCGCCAAGGATGCAGCCGGCGTACCGATCGAGGCGGAGGTCTTCGTCGGCAACTACGAGGCGCGGGCGACGCCCCTCCAACCGACCGAGCAGTTCATCCCCCAGCCTGCGGGGTACCAGTTCGTCGCCCGGGCCGAGGGCCACGGCCACGTCCGGTTCCTCGTTGACGATCTGAGCCCGGGGGAGGAGCGCACGGTCACCATCCACTTCCCGACCAATGTCGCCGCCGAAGCCCAGGGAGCCACCGCGGCCGGCGACGGCGAACGGCACGCGGCGCTGCTCGACGACACCGAGGCGACGAACTGGGAAAGCGTCACTGGGCCGGTCGGCGACGCGCAGGTGACGGTGGCGCTCGCCGGTGAGCAGAGCTTCACGCTGGCCAAGGCGAGCGCGATGCTGCTGCCGGGTCAGCATCGCTTTACCGGCGTCCGGCAGTTCGAGCTCTACGCCTGCACCGCCGGCAACCCGGACAACCCGACCTGCGATGGGGCCAGCGACGCCGGCTGGGATCGGTTCCTCCGCAGCGACCGGAACGCCTTCCCGGCACCGAACCCGCGCCCGTCGTCCCCGGATCTGATCCTGCGCTCGTTCGAGATCCCGGAGATCAGCGCGACTCACGTGAAGTTCGTGGTGGTGCACAACCAGTGCACCGGCTACCGCGGCTATCAGGGGGTGCAGCACGCCGATCCGGCGGCGCCGGATCCGGACTGCCGCAGCACCGCGGCCGGCGCGAACGAGGTGCGGGCGGCATCGTTGCAGCTGCTCACCAGCGAACCCGAGGTGACCGGCGCGACCCTGGTCGACTGA
- a CDS encoding universal stress protein, which translates to MTFRNEEGTGPGRVVLGVDTTLSGLQAVRSAVAEARRRGAALHAVRAWGAGPVEPPASSAAAGLAGPMAFGHGRTDELPDAGGGLAREAEALIVRAFVEIMGGEPPDVTVQPVVLPDAAGPVLVEYACRAGDLLVIGAGHRSWWRRPRGSPVVRYCLRRASCPVLVVPPPPLTRAGSPRSLLRQLRRELDQLTDGGGSR; encoded by the coding sequence ATGACCTTCCGCAACGAGGAGGGCACGGGGCCCGGCCGGGTGGTGCTCGGTGTCGATACCACCCTGTCTGGGCTACAGGCAGTGCGGTCGGCGGTGGCGGAGGCGCGACGTCGCGGCGCGGCGTTGCACGCCGTCCGGGCGTGGGGCGCCGGTCCGGTGGAGCCGCCCGCTAGCTCGGCCGCGGCGGGCCTGGCCGGCCCGATGGCTTTCGGCCACGGCCGAACCGATGAGCTGCCGGACGCTGGCGGCGGCCTCGCCCGGGAGGCCGAGGCGCTGATCGTCCGCGCCTTCGTGGAGATCATGGGGGGTGAACCGCCCGACGTGACGGTGCAGCCGGTGGTGCTGCCCGACGCCGCCGGCCCGGTGCTGGTCGAGTACGCGTGCCGGGCGGGCGACCTGCTGGTCATCGGGGCTGGCCACCGGAGCTGGTGGCGGCGGCCGCGGGGTAGCCCGGTGGTGCGCTACTGCCTGCGGCGGGCTAGCTGTCCGGTGTTGGTGGTACCGCCGCCGCCGTTGACCCGGGCCGGATCACCCCGGTCGTTGCTGCGGCAGCTACGACGGGAGCTTGATCAGCTCACCGATGGGGGCGGCTCCCGGTAG
- a CDS encoding 4'-phosphopantetheinyl transferase family protein — protein MIAQLLPDPVVCAEAREDAPETSLWPGEAELVARAVPKRRREFTTARHCARRALAQLGVAPAAILTGERGAPRWPAGVVGSMTHCDGYRAAAVAHSAAVASVGIDAEPHGPLPEGVAGLVVRPEEATRLTELAAGDGSVAWDRLLFSAKESVYKVWYPLTGRWLDFQDASVTLRPDGGFSAQLLVPGLVVADRACSVLEGRWAVADGVLLTAIAIPAA, from the coding sequence GTGATCGCCCAGCTGCTGCCGGACCCGGTCGTCTGCGCCGAGGCGCGGGAGGACGCGCCGGAGACCTCGCTCTGGCCCGGCGAGGCGGAGCTGGTGGCCCGGGCGGTGCCGAAGCGGCGACGCGAGTTCACCACCGCCAGGCACTGCGCCAGGCGCGCGCTGGCCCAGCTCGGAGTGGCGCCGGCGGCGATTCTCACCGGCGAGCGGGGGGCGCCGCGTTGGCCCGCCGGGGTGGTGGGCAGCATGACCCACTGCGACGGCTATCGGGCCGCCGCGGTGGCCCACTCCGCCGCGGTCGCGTCGGTCGGCATCGACGCGGAGCCGCATGGCCCGCTGCCCGAGGGGGTGGCGGGGCTGGTGGTCCGGCCGGAGGAGGCGACCCGGCTCACCGAGTTGGCCGCCGGTGACGGGTCGGTGGCGTGGGACCGGCTGCTGTTCAGCGCTAAGGAGTCCGTCTACAAGGTGTGGTACCCGCTGACCGGCCGCTGGTTGGACTTCCAGGATGCTTCGGTGACGCTGCGGCCCGACGGCGGATTCTCCGCGCAGCTGCTGGTGCCCGGCCTGGTGGTGGCCGACCGGGCGTGCTCGGTCCTGGAAGGCCGGTGGGCGGTGGCCGACGGGGTGCTGCTGACCGCGATCGCGATCCCCGCCGCCTGA
- a CDS encoding urease subunit gamma: MLLTQHEQERLLVHVAADVAWRRRERGLRLNYPEAVAVITAFLLEGARDGRTVSELMDSGRRVLGPEDVLDGVPELLDRVQVAAAYPDGTKLITVHDPIS, translated from the coding sequence GTGCTACTCACCCAGCACGAACAGGAACGACTGCTGGTCCACGTCGCCGCGGACGTGGCCTGGCGGCGACGCGAGCGAGGGCTGCGACTCAACTATCCGGAGGCGGTCGCGGTGATCACTGCGTTCCTGTTGGAGGGCGCGCGCGACGGCCGTACCGTCTCCGAGTTGATGGACAGCGGCCGGCGGGTGCTCGGCCCGGAGGATGTCCTCGACGGCGTCCCGGAGCTGTTGGACCGGGTTCAGGTCGCGGCGGCCTACCCGGACGGCACCAAGCTGATCACCGTCCACGACCCGATCAGCTGA
- a CDS encoding YesL family protein yields MVGTRDRGNRAGGPPGRGDAEAGGPREYQWGSGPLARGCAYVYTVFLTQLLFLLFTVPGLVPLVLLLDRDVSNLPLAAAGLIPLGPALAAMVFAFHHRSNDLTELHPVATFWRGYRLNFVPVLRIWVPWLAGMTIIAVNLAYLGAAGIPGWWAGLLVVIAVVATLWIVNALVITSLFTFRTRDIARLAGYFLARTPGATLGNVCLLVVMVGLTYAASEAVLALVAWAFAQFLLLTSRPTITVVEREFTA; encoded by the coding sequence CACCCGGCCGCGGCGATGCCGAGGCGGGTGGCCCGCGGGAGTATCAGTGGGGATCGGGCCCGCTCGCCCGGGGCTGCGCCTACGTCTACACAGTGTTCCTGACCCAGCTGCTGTTCCTGCTCTTTACGGTGCCCGGGCTGGTGCCGCTGGTGCTGCTACTGGACCGCGACGTGAGCAACCTGCCGCTGGCCGCGGCCGGGCTGATCCCGCTCGGTCCGGCGCTGGCGGCCATGGTGTTCGCGTTCCACCACCGCAGTAACGACCTGACCGAGCTGCACCCGGTCGCCACCTTCTGGCGCGGCTACCGGCTGAACTTCGTGCCGGTGCTGCGGATCTGGGTGCCGTGGCTGGCCGGGATGACCATCATCGCCGTCAACCTCGCCTACCTCGGCGCCGCCGGGATCCCCGGGTGGTGGGCGGGGCTGCTCGTCGTCATCGCGGTCGTCGCTACCTTGTGGATCGTCAACGCCCTGGTGATCACTTCGTTGTTCACCTTCCGCACCCGCGACATCGCCCGGCTCGCCGGATACTTTCTGGCCCGCACCCCGGGCGCCACGCTCGGTAACGTCTGCCTGCTGGTGGTGATGGTCGGCCTCACCTACGCCGCTTCCGAGGCGGTGCTGGCACTGGTGGCGTGGGCGTTCGCCCAGTTTCTCCTGCTGACCAGTCGGCCAACGATCACGGTCGTCGAACGGGAGTTCACCGCATGA
- a CDS encoding response regulator transcription factor, which yields MANEGHHPIRIVVHSDRRLGREAIVAYLAQEPDFTVVGHTGTAHGLRSLCALGRPTLCLVDVPALTTATVRMLQDLRVSFPTVTPLVVYGNLTLEMLAAALQAGVPAFTPSSRGLLEVVRLLRQLAAGPAAGGTAGGAGLTERELGVISLLSTGHSVSDIAHLLQISPHTVDNHKRRLFAKLHADSQQLVVSRAAALGLLEADDRQHPAAAADPPELTVREQQILALLARGRTIRQVGRALGIAAKTVENTQTRLYRKLGTHNRAETLAVAFRVGLLDPATTDD from the coding sequence ATGGCCAACGAGGGTCACCATCCGATCCGGATCGTGGTGCACTCCGACCGACGGTTGGGGCGGGAGGCGATCGTCGCCTACCTCGCGCAGGAACCCGATTTTACCGTGGTCGGACACACCGGCACCGCGCACGGTCTCCGGTCACTGTGCGCGCTGGGCCGGCCCACCCTGTGCCTGGTGGACGTCCCGGCGCTCACCACCGCGACCGTCCGGATGCTCCAAGACCTGCGGGTGTCGTTTCCCACGGTGACCCCGCTGGTGGTCTATGGCAACCTCACGCTGGAGATGCTCGCCGCGGCGTTGCAGGCCGGAGTGCCGGCGTTCACCCCGAGCTCACGAGGGCTGCTGGAGGTGGTGCGGCTGCTGCGACAGCTAGCCGCCGGGCCGGCCGCCGGTGGGACCGCCGGCGGGGCCGGCTTGACCGAGCGGGAACTCGGGGTGATCTCGCTGCTCAGCACCGGCCACTCGGTCTCCGACATCGCGCACCTGTTGCAGATCAGCCCACACACGGTCGACAACCACAAACGCCGACTCTTCGCCAAGCTCCACGCCGACAGCCAACAATTGGTGGTCTCCCGCGCCGCCGCGCTGGGCCTACTCGAAGCCGACGATAGGCAGCACCCCGCCGCCGCTGCCGACCCGCCCGAACTCACCGTACGGGAGCAACAGATCCTCGCCCTGCTCGCCCGCGGGCGGACGATCCGACAGGTGGGTCGGGCCCTGGGGATCGCCGCCAAGACCGTGGAGAACACCCAGACCCGGCTGTACCGGAAGCTCGGCACCCACAACCGCGCGGAGACGCTGGCGGTGGCCTTCCGAGTCGGCCTGCTCGACCCGGCAACCACGGACGACTAA